Proteins co-encoded in one Candidatus Manganitrophaceae bacterium genomic window:
- a CDS encoding TonB-dependent receptor yields the protein MTPFHRRVLLCSFLVLITVGTRVGAEETSPEEIPTFPPVVVTATLTEVPLRESAASVTIIDQKTIEEKHLITVADALREVPGLDVVAQGGLGATTSVFTRGTNSAHTLVLIDGVPVNNPTSGAFDFSDLTVDNIERIEVIRGPQSTLYGSDAIGGVIQIFTKKGQGPPTTSLSVEAGAYHTFRENAGVSGSTERFDYSLSAGRIDSRGFSRADRRAGNAEDDGYENTTLSTRLGFDLTEKTRIEWTARYTHSESDLDGCDPVTFVCPVDIPNFVQKDRLWVTALGLTTTLVDGWKQHLKMGYDTDQLRLSDPDPADVFNNAKFDTSRKWLDWRHDLAVSRQDLVTVGYEYQSQQGKSEGSFDEATVNNAFYAFNQFRPLPFILNLGLRYDHNNRYGDATTYKIETAYLIDATQSKVRAAYGTGFHGPTINDLFFPNFSNPNLDPERSRSVEVGFEQSLSNERVHLNVTYFQNRIRDLIVFVFDPTTFIGAPENVARAKINGWEFEVSAKPIERVLLSANYTLMNTEDEETGAELVRRPRHKASGSLTVRPIDPLRLVLQVLYVGKRFDVGQIPMSDYTVANLAGTYTLNKNVALFARLENLSNRQYQEVTGYGTAGRSGYGGVKVTF from the coding sequence ATGACCCCGTTCCATCGCCGTGTTTTGCTCTGTTCATTTCTCGTTTTGATCACCGTCGGCACCCGAGTTGGCGCAGAAGAAACATCCCCTGAAGAGATTCCAACCTTTCCTCCCGTCGTCGTGACGGCGACGCTGACAGAGGTGCCGCTGCGCGAGTCGGCCGCCTCCGTCACCATTATCGATCAGAAGACGATTGAAGAAAAACATCTGATCACCGTCGCCGATGCGCTCCGCGAAGTGCCGGGGCTCGATGTGGTGGCGCAGGGGGGACTCGGGGCGACGACCTCGGTCTTCACCCGCGGGACCAACTCCGCCCATACGCTGGTCCTGATCGATGGGGTCCCGGTGAACAACCCCACCTCGGGCGCGTTCGATTTTTCCGATCTGACGGTCGATAACATCGAGCGGATTGAGGTGATTCGCGGCCCGCAGAGTACCTTGTATGGATCGGACGCGATCGGCGGGGTGATCCAAATTTTTACGAAGAAGGGACAAGGTCCCCCAACGACGTCTCTATCGGTCGAGGCGGGGGCTTATCATACCTTTCGGGAGAACGCCGGCGTGAGCGGATCGACTGAGCGGTTTGACTATTCGCTTTCTGCGGGACGGATAGACAGCCGGGGATTTTCTCGAGCGGACCGGCGCGCCGGCAATGCCGAAGACGACGGATATGAGAACACCACCCTCTCGACCAGACTGGGATTCGATCTCACCGAGAAGACACGCATTGAATGGACGGCGCGTTATACCCATTCGGAAAGTGATCTGGATGGCTGTGATCCGGTGACCTTCGTCTGTCCGGTCGATATTCCCAACTTCGTTCAAAAAGATCGATTATGGGTGACCGCGCTCGGCCTGACGACGACGCTCGTCGACGGATGGAAGCAGCATTTAAAAATGGGGTATGACACCGATCAGCTTCGGTTGTCCGATCCTGATCCGGCCGATGTCTTCAACAATGCAAAGTTCGACACGTCGCGAAAGTGGTTGGATTGGAGACACGACCTCGCCGTCAGCCGCCAGGATCTGGTAACCGTTGGTTATGAGTATCAGTCGCAACAGGGCAAGAGCGAGGGAAGCTTCGACGAAGCGACCGTCAACAACGCCTTTTATGCGTTTAACCAATTCCGCCCGCTCCCTTTTATTCTCAACCTGGGGCTCCGTTATGACCATAACAATCGGTACGGCGATGCGACGACCTACAAGATTGAGACGGCCTATTTAATCGACGCAACGCAGAGCAAGGTTCGAGCCGCTTATGGAACCGGCTTTCATGGTCCGACGATCAATGACCTCTTCTTTCCAAATTTTAGCAATCCGAATCTCGATCCGGAACGGAGCCGGAGTGTGGAAGTCGGCTTTGAGCAGTCGCTCTCGAATGAGCGGGTGCATCTCAACGTCACCTATTTTCAGAATCGGATCCGAGATCTGATCGTTTTTGTTTTCGATCCGACCACTTTCATCGGGGCTCCCGAGAACGTCGCTCGGGCCAAGATCAACGGGTGGGAGTTTGAGGTCTCGGCGAAACCGATCGAGAGGGTTTTGCTCTCGGCCAATTACACCCTGATGAACACAGAGGACGAGGAGACCGGGGCGGAGCTGGTTCGACGACCCCGCCACAAAGCCAGCGGGAGCCTCACCGTGCGGCCCATCGACCCCCTTCGCCTGGTGCTCCAGGTTCTCTATGTCGGAAAGCGATTTGATGTCGGACAGATTCCAATGAGCGACTATACCGTCGCCAATCTCGCCGGGACCTACACCCTCAATAAAAATGTCGCCCTCTTCGCCCGACTTGAAAACCTCTCTAATCGGCAATATCAGGAGGTGACCGGTTATGGGACGGCGGGGCGCTCGGGCTATGGCGGCGTCAAGGTGACTTTCTAA